The genomic region TGCGGGGAGCCGCATCGTTCAGCTGGGCGCGCAGCGCCATCAGCGCATCGAGCTCGCAATCGACGCTGACGTAGAAATGCGGGATCGTCTGCTTGGATTCGACCAGGCGCCGGGCGATCGTCTTGCGCATGCCGTCATGCGGCACGAGCTCGTAAGAACCCGGTTCGAAGAGCTTGAGCACGGCTTCCTCGGAAGCGCCCTTCGGCACTGCGGCGGCCGGAGCCGGAGCTGCGGCAGCCTGCGGAGCAGCAGCGGCCGGTGCGGCGGCAGCCTTGGCGCCACCGCCGGCAACGGCGGCTTCGACATCGCTCTTGACGACGCGGCCATGCGGGCCGGAGCCTGCGACCGCCGCAAGGTCGATGCCGGCTTCCTTGGCGAGCCTGCGGGCGAGCGGCGAAGAGAAGGTGCGGTTGCCGCTTGACGAAACCGCCGCGGGTGCGGCGGCAGGCGCCGGTGCAGCAGCCGGAGCGGGCTCAGCCTTCGCCGGTGCAGCCTCAGCCTTCGGCGCGGGTGCGGCTTCAGCCTTGGCCGGAGCGGCGGAACCGGCGCCGCTTGCGGCGGCGGCGACATCCTCGCCATCGGCGGCGAGAACGGCGATCAGCGCGTTGACCTTGACGCCTTCGGTGCCGGCCGGAACGACGAGCTTGGCGACCGTGCCTTCATCGACTGCTTCGACTTCCATCGTTGCCTTGTCGGTCTCGATCTCGGCGATCACATCGCCAGACTTGACCGGGTCGCCTTCCTTGACCAGCCACTTGGCCAGATTGCCTTCTTCCATGGTCGGAGAGAGGGCGGGCATCGTGATATTGATCGGCATCGAAATACCCTCCCCTTATTTGTAGCAAACAGCCTTCACCGCATCGACGACTTCGCCGACGTTCGGAAGCGCCAGCTTTTCGAGATTGGCGGCGTAAGGCATCGGCACGTCCTTGCCCGCAATCGTCAGGATCGGCGCATCGAGATAGTCGAAGGCCTGCTGCATGACGCGGGTGGCGATTTCGGTGCCGACCGACGACTGCGGGTAACCTTCCTC from Rhizobium sp. BT03 harbors:
- a CDS encoding pyruvate dehydrogenase complex dihydrolipoamide acetyltransferase translates to MPINITMPALSPTMEEGNLAKWLVKEGDPVKSGDVIAEIETDKATMEVEAVDEGTVAKLVVPAGTEGVKVNALIAVLAADGEDVAAAASGAGSAAPAKAEAAPAPKAEAAPAKAEPAPAAAPAPAAAPAAVSSSGNRTFSSPLARRLAKEAGIDLAAVAGSGPHGRVVKSDVEAAVAGGGAKAAAAPAAAAPQAAAAPAPAAAVPKGASEEAVLKLFEPGSYELVPHDGMRKTIARRLVESKQTIPHFYVSVDCELDALMALRAQLNDAAPRKDNAPAYKLSVNDMVIKAMALALRDVPDANVSWTDSNMVKHKHADVGVAVSIPGGLITPIIRKAEQKTLSVISNEMRDLGKRAKDRKLKPEEYQGGTSSVSNMGMMGVKNFAAVVNPPHATILAVGAGEQRVVVKGGEMAIATVMSVTLSTDHRCVDGALGAELLQAFKGYIENPMGMLV